Proteins encoded within one genomic window of Vanrija pseudolonga chromosome 3, complete sequence:
- the SRR gene encoding Serine racemase: protein MTTDALPTFADVEAAAKRIEGVAHKTPVLTSTTANALLGAEVYFKAENFQRMGAFKFRGAYNTLSQFTPEQKKAGVIAFSSGNHAQAIALSAKLLGIPATIVMPKDAPPAKLAATRGYGAEVVTYDRFTEDRDAISRRIAAERGATVVPPYNHNGVITGQGTVAYELLKEVPDLDYIFAPLGGGGLLSGTILAAKGLAPNAKVYGVEPAAGDDFQQSYRKGEIVKIPVPKTIADGAQTQAPGEITFKIVSEGVADILTATDEQLVESIKFYAERLKIVVEPTGALSLAAARHAGIDLKGKKVGIIISGGNVDLVKWGKYLSEGLPKEE from the coding sequence ATGACCACCGACGCGCTCCCCACCTTTGctgacgtcgaggccgccgccaagcgcatCGAGGGCGTCGCGCACAAGACGCCCGTGCTcacctcgaccacggccaacgcgctcctcggcgcggaggtcTACTTCAAGGCCGAGAACTTCCAGCGCATGGGTGCCTTCAAGTTCCGCGGCGCGTACAACACCCTCTCGCAGTTCACCCCCGAGCAGAAGAAGGCCGGCGTGATTGCCTTCTCGTCTGGCAACCATGCGCAGGCGATCGCGCTGAgcgccaagctcctcggcatcccgGCCACGATCGTCATGCCGaaggacgcgccgcccgccaagctcgccgccacgcgcggctatggcgccgaggtggtcacGTACGACCGCTTCACGGAGGACCGAGACGCCATCTCCCGCCGCATCGCTGCTGAGCGTGGTGCGACCGTTGTGCCGCCATACAACCACAACGGTGTGATCACCGGCCAGGGAACAGTCGCGTacgagctgctcaaggagGTCCCAGATCTCGACTACATCTTCGCCCccctcggcggtggtggcttgCTCTCGGGCACGATCCTCGCTGCCAAGGGCCTCGCGCCGAACGCCAAGGTGtacggcgtcgagccagcTGCCGGGGACGACTTCCAGCAATCGTACCGCAAGGGCGAGATTGTCAAGATCCCAGTCCCCAAGACGATTGCAGACGGTGCGCAGACCCAGGCGCCAGGCGAGATCACGTTCAAGATCGTGTCGGAGGGCGTGGCGGACATTCTCAccgccaccgacgagcagctcgtcgagtcgaTCAAGTTCTACGCTGAACGCCTCAAGATTGTGGTGGAGCCTACTGGCGCATtgtcgctcgcggccgctcGCCACGCTGGCATCGacctcaagggcaagaaggtcgGCATTATCATCAGCGGTGGTAATGTCGACTTGGTCAAGTGGGGCAAGTACTTGAGTGAGGGCTTGCCCAAAGAGGAGTGA